From the Clavibacter phaseoli genome, one window contains:
- a CDS encoding MarR family winged helix-turn-helix transcriptional regulator, which yields MAQRSLTLLQDETGVLLAAASRAVVSLYRPLLQPLNLTHPQYLVLLALDEEEPQAVVDLAEKLHLTPGTLSPLLKRLEVFGYVTRFRDTSDERRLSVGLTDAGRDMLPVIWRVGDQVRRDIAGEGDSPLRDLLQDVLDRATAQEQEQAHDDDRPDASAADRD from the coding sequence ATGGCACAGAGATCGCTCACACTGCTGCAGGACGAGACCGGCGTGCTCCTGGCCGCCGCCTCGCGCGCGGTGGTCTCGCTCTACCGGCCCCTGCTGCAGCCGCTCAACCTCACGCATCCGCAGTACCTCGTGCTGCTGGCCCTCGATGAGGAGGAGCCGCAGGCGGTCGTCGACCTCGCCGAGAAGCTGCACCTCACGCCGGGCACCCTCTCCCCGCTGCTCAAGCGCCTCGAGGTGTTCGGCTACGTCACCCGCTTCCGCGACACCAGCGATGAGCGGCGCCTCTCCGTCGGCCTGACCGACGCCGGGCGCGACATGCTGCCCGTCATCTGGCGCGTGGGCGACCAGGTCCGCCGCGACATCGCCGGCGAGGGCGACTCGCCGCTCCGCGACCTGCTGCAGGACGTGCTCGACCGCGCCACCGCCCAGGAGCAGGAGCAGGCCCACGACGACGACCGCCCGGACGCGTCGGCCGCCGACCGCGACTGA
- a CDS encoding FAS1-like dehydratase domain-containing protein, producing the protein MPVNPDLQGRVLPAAAPYLVGREKVREFARAVGATHPVHLDPEAARAAGHADVVAPSTFPVVLQEATLAQLLAEPDAGIDFSRVVHGEQAFTYTRPVVAGDELTATLTVTKVATLGGNAMVTAESAMVDGSGAHVVTAVSTLVVRGDDA; encoded by the coding sequence GTGCCAGTGAATCCAGACCTCCAGGGTCGCGTGCTCCCCGCCGCCGCCCCGTACCTGGTGGGACGCGAGAAGGTGCGCGAGTTCGCCCGCGCCGTCGGCGCCACCCACCCCGTCCACCTCGACCCCGAGGCGGCGCGCGCCGCCGGCCACGCCGACGTGGTCGCGCCGAGCACGTTCCCCGTCGTGCTGCAGGAGGCGACGCTCGCGCAGCTGCTCGCCGAGCCCGACGCCGGCATCGACTTCAGCCGCGTGGTCCACGGCGAGCAGGCGTTCACGTACACCCGGCCGGTGGTCGCGGGCGACGAGCTCACCGCGACGCTCACCGTCACGAAGGTGGCGACCCTCGGCGGCAACGCGATGGTGACCGCCGAGTCCGCCATGGTCGACGGATCAGGCGCGCACGTCGTCACGGCCGTCTCCACCCTCGTGGTCCGCGGGGACGACGCGTGA
- a CDS encoding prepilin peptidase, whose translation MIPAASPVPVLAVGLAGLAGAALGAVSPALARVALAGGRRADGLDSRPLDPLPGLAGAAAVVAALVTGILAAVIVAETPPARIPVALLLVVVGPVLVLADLAAHRLPDRATAPAAVAAAALALVAGGSPLLLQAAACGAGAVLVLALLQAATGGGLGTGDVKVAGVVGLALGQLGPGQVALGIAAGTLLGGVAATALLVGGRARASTAVPFGPWLVLGALLVAAAPSTLA comes from the coding sequence GTGATCCCCGCCGCCTCGCCCGTCCCGGTCCTCGCGGTCGGACTCGCCGGACTCGCCGGCGCCGCCCTTGGTGCCGTGTCCCCGGCGCTCGCCCGCGTCGCCCTCGCCGGCGGCCGCCGCGCCGACGGCCTCGACTCCCGCCCGCTGGATCCCCTCCCCGGCCTCGCCGGCGCCGCCGCGGTGGTGGCCGCGCTCGTCACGGGGATCCTCGCCGCCGTCATCGTCGCCGAGACGCCACCCGCGCGGATCCCGGTGGCGCTCCTCCTCGTGGTCGTCGGCCCGGTGCTCGTGCTCGCGGACCTCGCGGCCCACCGCCTGCCCGACCGCGCCACCGCCCCCGCGGCCGTCGCCGCCGCGGCGCTCGCGCTGGTCGCGGGCGGATCCCCCCTCCTGCTCCAGGCGGCGGCGTGCGGCGCGGGCGCCGTGCTCGTCCTCGCGCTCCTGCAGGCCGCGACGGGCGGCGGCCTCGGCACGGGCGATGTGAAGGTCGCCGGGGTCGTCGGCCTGGCGCTCGGGCAGCTCGGACCCGGGCAGGTCGCGCTGGGCATCGCCGCGGGCACGCTCCTCGGCGGCGTCGCGGCCACCGCCCTGCTCGTCGGCGGCCGCGCCCGGGCGTCGACCGCCGTCCCGTTCGGGCCGTGGCTGGTGCTGGGCGCGCTCCTCGTGGCGGCCGCTCCCAGTACGCTCGCGTGA
- a CDS encoding aldo/keto reductase, whose translation MTNPARVPLGSSGLEVLPLSFGGNVFGWTADEATSFQLLDAYTAAGGNFIDTADVYSAWKPGNSGGESEEIIGRWLASRGRPDDLVIATKVGAHEAAKGTSRDSVRRGVEASLRRLGVDAIDLYYAHTDDQDTPIEETVTALAELVAEGKVRAIGASNFTAERLQAALDVSAREGIARFEVLQNRYNLVARDDYEGALAELLVREGIASAPYSSLASGFLTGKYRGAEVDSPRAGAASKYYDDHGRALLEVLDRVAEAHGVSVTTVSLAWLRAQPSVTAPIASARDLTQLPDLLASVELELTADEIRDLSAV comes from the coding sequence ATGACGAACCCCGCACGCGTGCCCCTCGGATCCAGCGGCCTGGAGGTGCTGCCCCTGTCCTTCGGCGGCAACGTCTTCGGCTGGACCGCCGACGAGGCCACCTCGTTCCAGCTCCTCGACGCGTATACCGCGGCCGGCGGCAACTTCATCGACACGGCCGACGTCTACTCCGCGTGGAAGCCCGGCAACTCCGGCGGCGAGTCCGAGGAGATCATCGGCCGCTGGCTCGCCTCGCGCGGCCGCCCCGACGACCTCGTCATCGCCACCAAGGTCGGCGCGCACGAGGCCGCGAAGGGCACCTCGCGCGACAGCGTCCGGCGCGGCGTCGAGGCCAGCCTCCGTCGCCTCGGCGTCGACGCGATCGACCTCTACTACGCGCACACCGACGACCAGGACACCCCGATCGAGGAGACCGTCACCGCGCTCGCCGAGCTCGTCGCCGAGGGCAAGGTCCGCGCGATCGGCGCCTCCAACTTCACCGCGGAGCGCCTGCAGGCCGCGCTCGACGTCTCGGCGCGCGAGGGCATCGCCCGCTTCGAGGTCCTCCAGAACCGCTACAACCTGGTTGCCCGCGACGACTACGAGGGCGCGCTCGCCGAGCTGCTCGTCCGCGAGGGCATCGCGTCCGCCCCCTACTCGAGCCTCGCCAGCGGCTTCCTCACGGGCAAGTACCGCGGCGCCGAGGTCGACAGCCCGCGCGCCGGAGCCGCCTCGAAGTACTACGACGACCACGGCCGCGCCCTGCTCGAGGTGCTGGACCGGGTCGCCGAGGCCCACGGCGTCTCCGTCACGACGGTCTCGCTCGCGTGGCTGCGGGCGCAGCCGTCGGTCACCGCGCCGATCGCCAGCGCGCGCGACCTCACGCAGCTGCCCGACCTCCTCGCCTCCGTGGAGCTCGAGCTGACGGCGGACGAGATCCGGGACCTCTCCGCGGTCTGA
- a CDS encoding YajQ family cyclic di-GMP-binding protein — MADSSFDVVSKVDRMEADNAVHQTQKEVEQRYDFKNVGASIEWSGDTILMKASSEERVKAILDVLQSKMIKRGIGLKSLEEGEPFASGKEYRIEVTLKQGIDQANAKKIGKIIRDEGPKGIKSRVEGDELRVSSKSRDDLQQTIALLKGADVDLDLQFVNFR; from the coding sequence ATGGCAGATTCCTCGTTCGACGTCGTCAGCAAGGTCGACCGCATGGAGGCGGACAACGCCGTCCACCAGACCCAGAAGGAGGTGGAGCAGCGCTACGACTTCAAGAACGTGGGCGCCTCCATCGAGTGGAGCGGCGACACCATCCTCATGAAGGCCTCGAGCGAGGAGCGCGTGAAGGCGATCCTCGACGTGCTGCAGTCGAAGATGATCAAGCGCGGCATCGGCCTCAAGAGCCTGGAGGAGGGCGAGCCCTTCGCCTCGGGCAAGGAGTACCGGATCGAGGTCACGCTCAAGCAGGGCATCGACCAGGCCAACGCGAAGAAGATCGGCAAGATCATCCGCGACGAGGGCCCCAAGGGCATCAAGAGCCGCGTCGAGGGCGACGAGCTCCGCGTCTCCAGCAAGAGCCGCGACGACCTCCAGCAGACCATCGCGCTGCTCAAGGGCGCCGACGTGGATCTCGACCTGCAGTTCGTCAACTTCCGCTGA
- a CDS encoding YoaK family protein — protein MSRPWPEGSYIAALLVMTTATGAIDGVSYLALDRVFTGNMTGNVLFIGFGLVGVADIPVLNNLVALVAFMLGAVIASRITRRAPTDVHLPRSSVWILVTGTLLTLALAVVWLAVGTLETGVMIAITGFLALLLGAQAAAVKSIGLRDLSTVVVTMTMVNLSSDSRVAGGTGAAWARRIGAIVCMGLGALVAALITTHVGGAWALLAAGGLMVLGVALLWNARRIERGRLREAAAETTAVDERTGVAPA, from the coding sequence GTGTCCCGTCCCTGGCCCGAGGGCTCCTACATCGCCGCCCTGCTCGTGATGACCACCGCGACCGGCGCCATTGACGGCGTCAGCTACCTGGCCCTCGACCGCGTGTTCACGGGGAACATGACCGGCAACGTGCTGTTCATCGGCTTCGGCCTGGTGGGCGTCGCCGACATCCCCGTCCTCAACAACCTCGTCGCGCTCGTGGCCTTCATGCTCGGCGCGGTCATCGCGTCGCGCATCACCCGCCGCGCGCCCACCGACGTGCACCTGCCGCGCTCGTCCGTCTGGATCCTCGTCACCGGCACCCTGCTGACCCTCGCGCTCGCCGTTGTCTGGCTCGCGGTCGGGACGCTGGAGACCGGCGTCATGATCGCCATCACCGGCTTCCTCGCGCTGCTGCTCGGCGCGCAGGCGGCCGCCGTGAAGAGCATCGGCCTGCGCGACCTGTCGACCGTGGTCGTGACCATGACGATGGTGAACCTCTCCTCCGACAGCCGCGTCGCGGGCGGGACGGGCGCCGCGTGGGCCCGCCGCATCGGCGCGATCGTGTGCATGGGGCTCGGCGCGCTGGTCGCCGCGCTCATCACGACGCACGTCGGCGGCGCGTGGGCGCTGCTGGCGGCGGGCGGCCTCATGGTGCTGGGCGTGGCCCTGCTGTGGAACGCGCGCCGGATCGAGCGGGGGCGCCTCCGCGAGGCCGCGGCGGAGACCACGGCGGTCGACGAGCGCACGGGCGTCGCGCCGGCCTGA
- a CDS encoding aldo/keto reductase, whose protein sequence is MFPAAPGPSTRALGTSGVVVSTLGLGTSGFGWTADRDEAWAILDAYREEGGTFVDTASSYSQWVPGHAGGESEAIIGGWLAARGCRDDVVVGTKVGKSRDAPGTSADSIRRGVDASLRRLGTSHVDIVHAHLDDTRTPLEETVAALSDLVKEGKARLVGVSGFRPERIEQALALAHGSGAVPVGVVQEEYSLLARDHAEGRLQAVVRQEGLGLVAHSVLAKGFLTGKYLPGAPAVPSARALDAEQYMSPGGHATVRAAEEVARMRGVTVAEVAIAWVLGRRGVASALVGARTARQIRQLMPAAQLVLDDDEVSRLASAAARATRDESA, encoded by the coding sequence ATGTTCCCCGCCGCCCCCGGCCCCTCGACGCGCGCCCTCGGCACGTCCGGCGTCGTCGTCTCCACGCTCGGCCTCGGCACGAGCGGCTTCGGCTGGACCGCCGACCGCGACGAGGCGTGGGCGATCCTCGACGCCTACCGCGAGGAGGGCGGCACCTTCGTCGACACCGCGTCGTCGTACTCGCAGTGGGTGCCGGGCCACGCGGGCGGCGAGTCCGAGGCGATCATCGGCGGCTGGCTGGCCGCGCGCGGCTGCCGCGACGACGTGGTGGTCGGCACCAAGGTCGGCAAGAGCCGCGACGCCCCCGGCACGTCGGCGGACTCCATCCGCCGCGGGGTCGACGCCTCGCTCCGCCGCCTCGGCACGTCGCACGTCGACATCGTGCACGCCCACCTCGACGACACCCGCACCCCGCTCGAGGAGACGGTCGCCGCGCTGTCCGACCTGGTGAAGGAGGGCAAGGCCCGGCTCGTCGGCGTCTCCGGGTTCCGGCCCGAGCGGATCGAGCAGGCGCTCGCGCTCGCGCACGGATCCGGCGCGGTCCCCGTGGGCGTGGTGCAGGAGGAGTACAGCCTGCTGGCGCGCGACCACGCGGAGGGGCGGCTGCAGGCGGTCGTGCGGCAGGAGGGCCTCGGCCTCGTCGCGCACAGCGTGCTCGCCAAGGGCTTCCTCACCGGCAAGTACCTGCCGGGGGCGCCCGCCGTGCCGTCGGCCCGGGCACTCGACGCCGAGCAGTACATGTCGCCCGGCGGGCACGCCACGGTGCGCGCCGCCGAGGAGGTCGCGCGGATGCGCGGCGTCACGGTCGCCGAGGTCGCCATCGCGTGGGTGCTCGGGCGGCGCGGCGTCGCCAGCGCGCTCGTGGGCGCGCGCACGGCCCGGCAGATCCGGCAGCTGATGCCCGCCGCGCAGCTCGTGCTCGACGACGACGAGGTCTCCCGCCTCGCCTCCGCCGCCGCCCGGGCGACGCGCGACGAGAGCGCGTGA
- the cls gene encoding cardiolipin synthase, with protein MDASMTTLILAGLAVVVDFFVRITALLVIPRNRRPSTAMAWLMAIFFLPYLGIFLFLLIGSTRLPKRRREKQQEINRFIIESTEGIERVTREHSWPSWLDSVVELNRTLGAMPLVGGNRAKLYSHYDESIAAMTAEVERATRYVHVEFYILAWDVTSAPFFDALERAVQRGVTVRVLLDHIASLRAPGYKRTTRKLTAIGADWHLMLPVQPLRGRYQRPDLRNHRKVLVVDGRVGFMGSQNMVHRSYNKVVNRKRGLKWQDLMTRLEGPIVSGLNAIFITDWYAETDQLLVRETEPIEIAASDDDEELDCQVVPSGPGFPGENNLRLFNALLYYAQERIVITSPYFVPDDSMRYAITTAVQRGLSVELFVSEIGDQPVVYHAQRSYYEELLNAGVRIWMYRAPYILHSKHFTIDDDVAVIGSSNMDMRSFSLNMEVSLMVRGPGFVREMRRVEDGYRQRSRELTLEEWSRRTRTSTVLDNLARLTSGVQ; from the coding sequence ATGGATGCCTCGATGACCACCCTCATCCTCGCGGGGCTCGCGGTCGTCGTCGACTTCTTCGTGCGCATCACGGCCCTGCTGGTCATCCCCCGGAACCGCCGGCCGTCGACCGCCATGGCGTGGCTCATGGCCATCTTCTTCCTGCCGTACCTCGGCATCTTCCTGTTCCTGCTCATCGGCTCGACGCGGCTGCCGAAGCGACGCCGCGAGAAGCAGCAGGAGATCAACCGGTTCATCATCGAGTCGACCGAGGGCATCGAGCGGGTCACGCGCGAGCACTCGTGGCCGTCGTGGCTCGACTCCGTCGTGGAGCTCAACCGCACGCTCGGCGCCATGCCGCTCGTGGGCGGCAACCGCGCGAAGCTCTACAGCCACTACGACGAGTCGATCGCCGCGATGACCGCGGAGGTCGAGAGGGCGACGCGCTACGTGCACGTCGAGTTCTACATCCTCGCCTGGGACGTGACGAGCGCCCCGTTCTTCGACGCGCTCGAGCGCGCGGTGCAGCGTGGCGTGACCGTGCGCGTGCTGCTCGACCACATCGCCTCGCTGCGCGCGCCCGGCTACAAGCGCACCACGCGCAAGCTCACGGCGATCGGCGCGGACTGGCACCTCATGCTCCCCGTGCAGCCGCTGCGCGGGCGCTACCAGCGGCCCGACCTCCGCAACCACCGCAAGGTGCTCGTGGTCGACGGGCGCGTGGGCTTCATGGGATCCCAGAACATGGTGCACCGCAGCTACAACAAGGTCGTCAACCGCAAGCGCGGCCTCAAGTGGCAGGACCTCATGACCCGGCTCGAGGGCCCGATCGTGAGCGGCCTCAACGCGATCTTCATCACCGACTGGTACGCGGAGACCGACCAGCTGCTCGTGCGCGAGACGGAGCCCATCGAGATCGCGGCGTCCGACGACGACGAGGAGCTCGACTGCCAGGTCGTGCCGTCCGGCCCCGGGTTCCCCGGCGAGAACAACCTGCGGCTGTTCAATGCGCTGCTCTACTACGCGCAGGAGCGGATCGTCATCACGTCGCCGTACTTCGTGCCCGACGACTCCATGCGGTACGCGATCACCACGGCCGTGCAGCGCGGGCTCTCGGTGGAGCTGTTCGTCAGCGAGATCGGCGACCAGCCCGTGGTCTACCACGCGCAGCGCTCGTACTACGAGGAGCTGCTGAACGCGGGCGTGCGCATCTGGATGTACCGGGCGCCGTACATCCTGCACAGCAAGCACTTCACGATCGACGACGACGTGGCCGTCATCGGCTCGAGCAACATGGACATGCGGTCGTTCAGCCTCAACATGGAGGTGTCGCTGATGGTGCGCGGCCCCGGCTTCGTGCGCGAGATGCGCCGCGTCGAGGACGGCTACCGGCAGCGCAGCCGCGAGCTGACGCTGGAGGAGTGGAGCCGGCGCACCCGCACCAGCACGGTGCTCGACAACCTGGCGCGCCTGACCTCGGGCGTGCAGTAG
- a CDS encoding inositol monophosphatase family protein, translated as MTTPGDTALLTIARDIAVRAGELALRRRREGVEVAASKSSPEDIVTFADRETEDLIRRALQDVRPDDGFLGEESEGTSGSSGLTWVVDPIDGTVNFLYGIPAWAVSVAVVEGDADPLTWTARAGCVVNPTLGEVYTATAGGGSALDGRPLAVNAGVPLHLALVGTGFSYGAETRMRQGRVVTGLLGEVRDIRRIGAASLDLCNVAAGRTDAYFERGLKPWDHAAGALIAAEAGARVTGIGGGPASDELLIAADPELARALEERLERPRA; from the coding sequence ATGACGACCCCCGGTGACACCGCGCTCCTGACCATCGCCCGCGACATCGCCGTCCGCGCCGGGGAGCTCGCGCTCCGCCGCCGCCGGGAGGGCGTCGAGGTCGCCGCGTCGAAGTCGAGCCCCGAGGACATCGTCACGTTCGCGGACCGCGAGACCGAGGACCTCATCCGGCGGGCGCTTCAGGACGTACGTCCCGACGACGGCTTCCTCGGCGAGGAGTCCGAGGGAACGTCGGGCAGCTCGGGCCTCACCTGGGTCGTCGACCCCATCGACGGCACCGTCAACTTCCTCTACGGGATCCCCGCGTGGGCCGTGAGCGTCGCGGTGGTCGAGGGCGACGCGGATCCGCTCACGTGGACCGCCCGCGCCGGCTGCGTCGTGAACCCGACGCTCGGCGAGGTGTACACGGCGACGGCGGGCGGCGGATCCGCGCTCGACGGCCGCCCGCTCGCCGTGAACGCCGGCGTCCCGCTGCACCTCGCCCTCGTCGGCACCGGCTTCTCCTACGGCGCCGAGACGCGCATGCGGCAGGGGCGCGTGGTCACCGGCCTGCTCGGCGAGGTGCGCGACATCCGCCGCATCGGCGCCGCGTCGCTCGACCTCTGCAACGTGGCGGCGGGCCGCACAGACGCCTACTTCGAGCGCGGCCTGAAGCCGTGGGACCACGCGGCGGGCGCGCTCATCGCCGCCGAGGCGGGTGCGCGCGTGACCGGGATCGGCGGCGGACCGGCCTCCGACGAGCTGCTCATCGCGGCGGATCCGGAGCTCGCGCGCGCCCTCGAGGAGCGGCTGGAGCGCCCGCGCGCATAG
- a CDS encoding glycoside hydrolase family 13 protein, translating into MTPPAPTALSTAARDETSAHPDSAPQHGTGSEWWRTAVIYQIYPRSFADSDGDGIGDLPGITERLPALRELGVDAVWLSPFFLSPQNDAGYDVADYCAVDPLFGTLDDFERMQRRAHDLGLRVIVDIVPNHTSSAHRWFQEALAAPAGSEERARYMFRDGKGADGELPPNNWESIFGGPAWSRLTEPDGTPGQWYLHLFDSSQPDLDWTNPWVRERFREILRFWLDRGVDGFRVDVAHGMVKAPGLPDYTPPEGQGSMGGAGGVDDQPAPPPPYFAQEGVHEIYREWREIFDSYEGDRAMVAEAWVEPLAKLADWVRPDEMHQAFNFSYLETPWDAAALRRTIDASLATFSSVGAPSTWVLSNHDVVRHASRLALSGENPQGVGIGPKSTVTVDEELGLRRARAASALMLALPGSAYIYQGEELGLPEDTRLPDEARQDPTFHRTAGERYGRDGCRVPIPWEAGKPSYGFSDGDASWLPQPDDWDRFARDAEQADPASTLSLYTEALLLRREHGLALGALEWIAAEGDDVIAFESAGVTVIANLGAAAVPLPEGRVLLASRPLDGDAVPSDTTVWLIRD; encoded by the coding sequence ATGACTCCGCCTGCCCCCACAGCCCTGTCCACGGCTGCCCGGGACGAGACCTCGGCCCATCCCGACAGCGCGCCGCAGCACGGCACCGGATCCGAGTGGTGGCGCACCGCCGTCATCTACCAGATCTACCCCCGCTCGTTCGCCGACTCCGACGGCGACGGCATCGGCGACCTCCCCGGGATCACCGAGCGGCTCCCCGCGCTCCGCGAGCTCGGGGTCGACGCCGTCTGGCTCTCCCCCTTCTTCCTCTCGCCGCAGAACGACGCGGGCTACGACGTGGCCGACTACTGCGCGGTGGATCCGCTGTTCGGCACCCTCGACGACTTCGAGCGGATGCAGCGCCGCGCGCACGACCTCGGCCTCCGCGTGATCGTCGACATCGTCCCGAACCACACGTCCTCCGCGCACCGCTGGTTCCAGGAGGCGCTCGCCGCCCCCGCCGGCAGCGAGGAGCGCGCCCGCTACATGTTCCGCGACGGGAAGGGCGCCGACGGCGAGCTGCCCCCGAACAACTGGGAGTCGATCTTCGGCGGCCCGGCATGGTCGCGCCTCACCGAGCCCGACGGCACGCCCGGCCAGTGGTACCTGCACCTGTTCGACTCGTCGCAGCCCGACCTCGACTGGACGAACCCGTGGGTGCGCGAGCGCTTCCGCGAGATCCTCCGCTTCTGGCTCGACCGCGGCGTCGACGGCTTCCGCGTGGACGTCGCGCACGGCATGGTCAAGGCGCCCGGCCTCCCCGACTACACGCCGCCCGAGGGCCAGGGCAGCATGGGCGGCGCCGGCGGCGTCGACGACCAGCCCGCTCCCCCGCCGCCGTACTTCGCGCAGGAGGGCGTGCACGAGATCTACCGCGAGTGGCGCGAGATCTTCGACTCCTACGAGGGCGACCGCGCGATGGTCGCCGAGGCGTGGGTCGAGCCGCTCGCGAAGCTCGCCGACTGGGTGCGCCCGGACGAGATGCACCAGGCCTTCAACTTCAGCTACCTCGAGACGCCGTGGGACGCCGCGGCGCTCCGGCGCACCATCGACGCGTCGCTCGCGACCTTCTCCTCCGTGGGCGCGCCGAGCACGTGGGTCCTCTCGAACCACGACGTGGTGCGGCACGCGAGCCGCCTCGCGCTCTCGGGCGAGAACCCGCAGGGCGTCGGGATCGGGCCCAAGTCGACCGTGACGGTCGACGAGGAGCTCGGCCTCCGCCGCGCCCGCGCCGCCAGCGCGCTCATGCTCGCGCTCCCCGGCAGCGCGTACATCTACCAGGGCGAGGAGCTCGGCCTGCCCGAGGACACCCGCCTGCCCGACGAGGCGCGCCAGGATCCGACGTTCCACCGCACCGCGGGCGAGCGCTACGGCCGCGACGGCTGCCGCGTGCCGATCCCGTGGGAGGCCGGCAAGCCCTCGTACGGCTTCAGCGACGGCGACGCCAGCTGGCTGCCGCAGCCCGACGACTGGGACCGGTTCGCGCGCGACGCCGAGCAGGCGGATCCCGCGTCCACCCTCTCCCTCTACACGGAGGCGCTGCTGCTGCGCCGCGAGCACGGCCTCGCGCTCGGCGCGCTGGAGTGGATCGCCGCGGAGGGCGACGACGTGATCGCGTTCGAGAGCGCCGGCGTCACCGTGATCGCGAACCTCGGCGCGGCCGCCGTGCCGCTGCCCGAGGGCCGCGTGCTGCTCGCGAGCCGCCCGCTCGACGGCGACGCCGTGCCGTCGGACACCACCGTGTGGCTGATCCGGGACTGA
- a CDS encoding MaoC family dehydratase has protein sequence MSAAAGSVPVIADLAVGDVIAERSIHLTRDSLVRYAGASGDFNPIHYRDDVAASVGLPGVLAHGMLTMGQAVQPVADWAGDPSRIVSYGVRFTRPVVVDPADGQDLSIVAKVGAVDAEAGTVRIDIAVSVDGKTVLGRAQAQVRLA, from the coding sequence GTGAGCGCCGCGGCCGGCTCCGTGCCCGTGATCGCCGACCTCGCCGTGGGCGACGTCATCGCCGAGCGGTCGATCCACCTCACGCGCGACTCCCTCGTCCGCTACGCGGGCGCGTCGGGCGACTTCAACCCCATCCACTACCGCGACGACGTGGCCGCGTCCGTCGGGCTGCCGGGCGTCCTCGCCCACGGCATGCTCACGATGGGCCAGGCCGTGCAGCCCGTGGCCGACTGGGCGGGCGATCCCTCGCGCATCGTCTCCTACGGCGTGCGGTTCACGCGGCCCGTGGTCGTGGATCCCGCCGACGGCCAGGACCTCTCGATCGTCGCCAAGGTGGGCGCCGTCGACGCCGAGGCGGGCACCGTCCGCATCGACATCGCCGTGTCCGTCGACGGGAAGACCGTCCTCGGCCGCGCCCAGGCGCAGGTCCGGCTGGCGTAG
- a CDS encoding peptidoglycan DD-metalloendopeptidase family protein codes for MLTPDETTGTVYPTRRERREAERRAAEAATGGSAPRVDAPDAETAVPADAAVEQPAVEPAVATALPAQVAPAPRILHVPVEAPALPTTHLPADAEPAAAAAAESVPLATRARRLRAATAAAAPESRRSSYVPAKRASVPAAAPHARIRGRRVPASSRPALAAPAPEAAAGRRRSNASRGLTLLTMAFVATVTIATSLPSSAFLTGQDMAQATVVTDAPATSIPSQSVALSAAPEAQVVGGTDDAFTATTPQQIMLAQTSKGAGAFTNDINGTIQWPFASGVPISGVFGHRIAPCSNGCSSDHKGVDFAPGLGAPIQAIADGVVREAVPTDSGGLGVHLVIDHVIDGQLVTSVYGHQLPGSLRVKAGDAVKVGQQIGQVGNTGASTGPHLHLEIHVADGTPVDPFAWLQEHAN; via the coding sequence GTGCTGACCCCCGACGAGACCACGGGGACCGTGTACCCGACGCGACGCGAGCGCCGCGAGGCCGAGCGACGAGCGGCCGAGGCGGCGACGGGCGGATCCGCGCCCCGGGTGGACGCGCCGGACGCCGAGACCGCCGTTCCTGCGGATGCCGCGGTCGAGCAGCCCGCCGTGGAGCCCGCCGTCGCGACGGCGCTCCCCGCGCAGGTCGCCCCCGCGCCCCGCATCCTCCACGTCCCCGTCGAGGCCCCCGCCCTCCCCACCACGCACCTCCCCGCGGACGCCGAGCCCGCCGCCGCGGCCGCCGCGGAGTCCGTGCCGCTCGCGACCCGCGCCCGTCGCCTCCGCGCCGCGACGGCCGCCGCCGCGCCCGAGTCGCGCCGCTCCTCTTACGTGCCCGCGAAGCGCGCGAGCGTCCCCGCCGCCGCCCCGCACGCCCGGATCCGCGGACGCCGCGTCCCCGCCTCCTCGCGCCCCGCGCTCGCCGCGCCGGCGCCCGAGGCCGCCGCCGGCCGTCGCCGCTCGAACGCGTCGCGGGGCCTCACGCTCCTCACCATGGCGTTCGTCGCCACCGTCACGATCGCGACCTCGCTCCCGTCCTCCGCGTTCCTCACCGGCCAGGACATGGCGCAGGCGACCGTGGTCACGGACGCGCCGGCCACCTCGATCCCCAGCCAGAGCGTCGCGCTCTCCGCGGCCCCCGAGGCCCAGGTCGTCGGCGGCACGGACGACGCGTTCACGGCCACGACGCCGCAGCAGATCATGCTGGCCCAGACGTCGAAGGGCGCCGGCGCGTTCACGAACGACATCAACGGCACGATCCAGTGGCCCTTCGCCTCGGGCGTGCCCATCAGCGGCGTCTTCGGCCACCGCATCGCCCCCTGCTCCAACGGCTGCTCGAGCGACCACAAGGGCGTCGACTTCGCGCCGGGCCTCGGGGCGCCCATCCAGGCGATCGCCGACGGCGTCGTCCGCGAGGCCGTGCCCACCGACTCCGGCGGCCTCGGCGTCCACCTCGTCATCGACCACGTCATCGACGGGCAGCTCGTCACGAGCGTCTACGGCCACCAGCTGCCGGGGTCCCTCCGCGTGAAGGCCGGCGACGCCGTCAAGGTCGGCCAGCAGATCGGCCAGGTCGGCAATACGGGCGCGTCCACCGGCCCGCACCTGCACCTCGAGATCCACGTCGCGGACGGCACCCCGGTGGATCCCTTCGCCTGGCTCCAGGAGCACGCGAACTAG